A single genomic interval of Aureliella helgolandensis harbors:
- a CDS encoding AAA family ATPase has translation MTNPFTYGGVVGNGEFCNRTQELADLSQTMRSCGRCFVYAERRMGKTSLVMRALDKLPKKSFVPVYVDLWPTDGSASFATTTARAITSAAETKTTKLLEFGKAMFGRLRPSVSLDDSGQPKVEFGIDGRSVSKTDLTEVLAAPQSLAVRSGKTVVVVFDEFQQIADYEDDLAERQIRSSIQHHKNVAYLFLGSRKHLLQSMFLDQSRPLYRSAMHYPVGPIATKHWQPFIAKRFADANKTFSNPLISELCEATQGHPFYTQHLCHVLWSLIEPGSEVSAAQIDQAVAELLRRESHAYVILWESLTKNEQRFLRGLADRETPPQPFSSDFTRQYGLRSASNAQRAAGSLVAKDLIEREAASYVINDRFLRLWISQLQS, from the coding sequence GTGACAAATCCCTTTACTTACGGTGGTGTGGTTGGAAACGGCGAGTTCTGCAATCGCACCCAGGAATTGGCCGATCTGTCTCAGACGATGCGCTCATGCGGGCGCTGTTTCGTTTACGCGGAGCGACGCATGGGCAAGACCTCGTTGGTGATGCGCGCGTTGGATAAGCTGCCGAAGAAGTCGTTCGTTCCGGTCTATGTGGACCTGTGGCCCACCGACGGCTCCGCTTCGTTCGCGACCACGACCGCTCGAGCCATTACTTCGGCCGCCGAAACGAAGACGACGAAATTGCTGGAATTCGGTAAGGCGATGTTTGGACGACTGCGGCCGAGTGTTTCGCTGGATGACTCCGGTCAACCCAAAGTTGAATTCGGTATCGACGGTCGAAGTGTTTCGAAAACCGATCTGACGGAAGTCCTTGCCGCTCCACAATCTTTGGCCGTGCGGAGTGGCAAAACTGTGGTGGTGGTCTTTGACGAGTTTCAACAGATCGCCGACTATGAAGACGATTTGGCCGAACGACAAATCCGCAGCTCAATCCAGCATCACAAGAACGTCGCCTACCTTTTTCTGGGTAGTCGAAAGCACCTCCTGCAGTCGATGTTCTTGGATCAATCGCGTCCGCTGTACCGCTCGGCAATGCATTATCCGGTTGGTCCAATCGCGACCAAACATTGGCAGCCGTTCATTGCCAAACGATTTGCGGACGCGAATAAGACGTTTTCCAACCCATTGATCTCAGAGCTGTGTGAGGCCACGCAAGGACATCCGTTCTATACGCAGCACCTTTGCCATGTGCTCTGGTCACTGATTGAGCCCGGCAGCGAGGTCAGCGCCGCGCAGATCGACCAAGCAGTCGCCGAATTGCTGCGTCGCGAAAGCCATGCTTACGTCATCCTGTGGGAATCGCTGACCAAGAATGAACAGCGTTTCCTGCGTGGACTGGCGGATCGCGAAACGCCCCCCCAACCCTTTTCGTCCGACTTCACGCGTCAGTACGGTCTTCGCAGCGCATCGAATGCCCAGCGTGCGGCAGGATCACTTGTCGCCAAAGACTTAATCGAACGTGAAGCAGCATCGTACGTCATCAACGATCGTTTCTTGCGTTTGTGGATCAGCCAACTCCAGTCGTAA
- a CDS encoding MarR family winged helix-turn-helix transcriptional regulator produces MTKTSTNAPTVGKPAFDSLEQEVFLNLWRTYDRLRSMEDEVFGRVGLSAQQYNALRLLRSVYPDSMPTLVLGGRLISRAPDMTRLLDRLESRCLLVRERRPENRRVVEVRIAKEGTQLLDEVHDALQECHRQQLGHLDKKVLRQLASLLKQARQPHEDAENLSFIDE; encoded by the coding sequence ATGACCAAGACATCGACCAATGCGCCCACAGTCGGCAAGCCAGCCTTTGATTCGCTGGAACAGGAAGTCTTCTTGAACTTATGGCGGACGTATGACCGTCTCAGGTCGATGGAAGACGAGGTTTTCGGACGAGTCGGCTTGTCTGCTCAGCAGTACAATGCATTGCGACTATTGCGTTCGGTTTATCCGGACTCGATGCCGACGCTAGTGCTGGGCGGGCGGCTGATTTCTCGTGCCCCGGATATGACGCGTCTGCTGGATCGCCTGGAAAGTAGATGTCTGCTGGTCAGGGAGCGAAGACCTGAGAATCGCCGAGTCGTGGAAGTCCGTATTGCCAAAGAGGGGACGCAGCTGCTCGACGAGGTACACGATGCCCTTCAAGAATGTCATCGGCAACAGTTGGGGCACCTCGACAAGAAGGTTTTGCGTCAACTGGCCAGCTTGCTTAAACAAGCTCGGCAGCCACACGAGGATGCCGAAAACCTATCATTCATCGATGAATGA
- a CDS encoding S1 RNA-binding domain-containing protein yields the protein MIDLSGIARHLRLSLDQIRIAGDLLQQGYQPAFIERYRADETGRLSRSTLWALKLEIDRQRRLQATRERLTGQLPKDSELDGEAKSSLERSTTEVEAEAALKAFRARRALASTQGRDGQAGELLEKMIAYTGAPIADVTAWVAQEFQLEPAAADQLLEQANRLISSLIQCDTELTEKLRRSIQKKANIRVELCANPSDDGPDEGAGDEGAGEDGEHSEGDSSAEATTADSTASETPAASDSVAAGEIASASEPNAIVEVTAAASEPVVASEPTEAVAAAKPAEQAPAGVAEAAASAEDAAQPESVSGAEVSAETPSDRPAESVAGAETQAESSPSGAESGEAVAESAATEGAATEASSEAPAEPVAVSDKDLVLSGKKKSAKLGKSKNKSGAKKEAKRKSVAKLTPRQRRRRWLMSMLNPMKSLRCPLGKLTAYQRLMLGRGRRSQLVTTELDYDKRSLVPMARDTFVAKDHPLVKWFDQTVEQVLDQTVRAKIEQEAIADLEEIAGEKLLVSAADQLRQTLMQRPVRGHTILVVDTVGPKAAGIAIVGPTGNVLATDEIACSAQPATVNQNVVKLGELVHKHRVTLVVLTNGPARRFLVLTLRELVKQSASSGLRWTMADRSAADAYAVGRVALRELSAYNRRDRAAIWVARSLQDPLSELLKVDVSRLRLGSYQRELAQEPLRNLVRDTISDCVCSRGIDTWHASVAELNCVPGVQDPQAQQIATLAAQGKIESRTQLLEAVQNWDELDSRQAIGMLRIYESEQRLDATLIHPDDYRLAERLIENTELELPPSAPEGWTKPAPMAAADVVAAEPSTSTEAASAPEAAASEESVSEAAAPETPTESGAAAGADDAQTATDAAAEVTVTVAIENEVTAADSGETPAGEDTSGAESVEADTAADSTSEGDASAESTEASAENSPTAAVATAPAEEAASTAGIKPEYSEDAVAEQAAATAIDVEKLARGWQVGREKLRSIAANLQSPFADPRLAEFPIPMMSEMPTLANLEPGMCVWAVVVGVAEFGAFVELGPDCSGLIHISRLSAEYVEDPHQCVQVGDLLMTWVVTVDEKKNRVALTALSPAQRATIEAANAQRREERNEQRRGPRGQSGGGGQGGSRAHSNRAPRQGSGSTGGGGRGRDGGGRGAGGGRGRGASAHPTKPVVVKSKKPKAPITDAMKDGAEPLRSFSDLLQFYETKRTDEPPVKTVPPPAPSEPTDEASNAEVES from the coding sequence ATGATTGATCTAAGCGGAATTGCCCGCCATCTCCGACTCTCCCTTGATCAAATTCGTATCGCGGGGGATTTGCTCCAACAGGGATATCAGCCTGCCTTTATTGAAAGGTATCGAGCCGATGAGACGGGGCGACTGTCTCGTTCGACTCTTTGGGCTCTCAAGCTGGAGATTGACCGACAGCGGCGTTTGCAGGCGACTCGAGAGCGTTTGACTGGCCAGCTGCCCAAGGACTCGGAGCTGGATGGCGAGGCCAAGTCGAGTTTAGAGCGTTCGACGACCGAAGTCGAAGCAGAGGCAGCCCTGAAGGCCTTCCGGGCGCGGCGGGCACTGGCGTCTACCCAAGGCCGTGATGGCCAGGCTGGCGAGCTTCTTGAGAAGATGATCGCTTACACCGGCGCTCCCATTGCCGACGTGACCGCTTGGGTTGCTCAAGAATTTCAGCTTGAGCCAGCTGCCGCTGACCAGCTCCTTGAGCAGGCCAATCGCTTGATCAGCAGCTTGATTCAGTGCGATACCGAATTGACGGAAAAGCTCCGCCGGTCCATTCAGAAGAAAGCCAATATCCGCGTCGAATTGTGTGCGAACCCTTCCGATGATGGGCCCGACGAGGGAGCCGGCGATGAAGGTGCTGGTGAAGATGGCGAGCACAGCGAGGGCGATTCGAGCGCCGAAGCGACTACTGCTGATAGCACAGCGAGTGAAACACCGGCGGCCAGCGACAGCGTTGCGGCTGGTGAAATTGCTTCAGCCAGTGAACCCAATGCGATTGTCGAAGTAACTGCAGCAGCTAGTGAGCCTGTTGTAGCCAGTGAGCCCACGGAAGCGGTAGCTGCTGCGAAGCCTGCCGAGCAAGCCCCAGCAGGTGTAGCAGAGGCAGCCGCCAGTGCTGAAGATGCTGCCCAGCCAGAGAGCGTCTCGGGAGCAGAGGTGTCTGCTGAAACGCCGAGTGATCGCCCCGCCGAGAGCGTCGCTGGAGCGGAAACGCAAGCAGAAAGCAGCCCCAGCGGAGCCGAAAGTGGCGAGGCTGTTGCGGAAAGTGCTGCGACGGAAGGTGCCGCGACTGAGGCGTCGAGCGAAGCGCCAGCGGAGCCCGTGGCGGTTAGTGACAAGGATCTGGTACTGTCGGGCAAGAAGAAGTCCGCCAAGCTGGGCAAGTCGAAGAACAAGTCGGGTGCGAAGAAAGAAGCCAAACGCAAGTCCGTTGCCAAGCTGACTCCCCGACAGCGACGTCGACGTTGGTTGATGTCGATGCTCAATCCCATGAAGTCGTTGCGTTGCCCATTGGGTAAATTAACCGCTTATCAACGGCTGATGCTCGGTCGGGGACGTCGCAGTCAACTGGTGACAACCGAGCTGGACTACGACAAGCGGTCGTTGGTGCCGATGGCTCGCGATACGTTTGTGGCAAAGGATCACCCCTTGGTCAAATGGTTTGACCAAACGGTGGAGCAGGTCCTGGATCAAACGGTTCGTGCGAAGATCGAGCAAGAAGCCATTGCAGATCTCGAAGAGATCGCGGGCGAGAAGTTGCTCGTTTCAGCCGCAGATCAATTGCGTCAGACCCTGATGCAGCGCCCGGTACGTGGTCATACCATCCTAGTTGTCGATACCGTCGGGCCGAAGGCCGCGGGGATCGCAATTGTAGGACCCACCGGCAATGTTTTGGCGACCGATGAGATCGCTTGTTCGGCGCAACCTGCGACGGTCAATCAAAACGTGGTGAAGCTGGGCGAATTGGTCCATAAGCACCGCGTGACTTTGGTCGTTCTGACCAATGGTCCGGCCCGTCGTTTCCTAGTACTGACGCTCAGAGAGCTCGTCAAGCAAAGTGCGAGTAGTGGTCTTCGCTGGACCATGGCAGATCGCAGTGCCGCGGATGCCTATGCCGTTGGTCGCGTCGCCTTGCGTGAGCTGTCTGCCTACAATCGCCGTGATCGGGCTGCAATTTGGGTTGCACGCAGTTTGCAGGACCCGTTGTCAGAGCTGCTGAAAGTCGATGTGAGCCGTTTGCGATTGGGAAGCTACCAGCGAGAGCTCGCACAGGAACCTCTGCGAAACCTCGTACGCGATACCATCTCGGACTGTGTCTGCAGTCGCGGTATCGATACGTGGCACGCCAGTGTGGCGGAATTGAATTGCGTCCCAGGAGTGCAAGACCCGCAAGCCCAGCAGATTGCGACGCTGGCAGCGCAAGGCAAAATTGAGAGCCGAACCCAGTTGTTGGAGGCCGTCCAGAACTGGGATGAGTTGGATTCGCGTCAGGCAATTGGCATGTTGCGTATCTACGAGAGCGAGCAGCGGCTCGATGCGACGCTGATCCACCCAGACGACTACCGATTGGCCGAGCGGCTGATTGAGAACACCGAATTGGAATTGCCTCCCTCTGCACCAGAGGGCTGGACTAAGCCGGCTCCTATGGCAGCTGCCGATGTGGTCGCAGCGGAGCCATCGACGAGTACTGAGGCGGCGTCCGCTCCAGAAGCGGCTGCGTCAGAAGAGTCCGTTTCCGAAGCGGCTGCTCCAGAAACGCCTACCGAATCAGGTGCCGCAGCCGGTGCCGACGATGCCCAAACCGCGACAGACGCTGCAGCAGAAGTTACGGTTACGGTTGCTATTGAAAACGAAGTGACCGCTGCCGATTCCGGAGAAACGCCAGCTGGCGAGGACACCTCCGGCGCCGAATCTGTGGAAGCGGATACGGCTGCCGATTCAACTTCGGAAGGGGACGCGTCCGCAGAGTCGACTGAAGCATCTGCGGAGAATTCGCCTACCGCAGCGGTCGCGACTGCTCCAGCTGAGGAAGCTGCGAGTACGGCGGGGATCAAGCCTGAATACTCGGAGGACGCCGTGGCTGAGCAAGCCGCAGCAACCGCCATCGATGTAGAAAAATTAGCGCGAGGGTGGCAGGTTGGGCGAGAGAAATTGCGCTCCATCGCTGCGAATCTTCAGAGCCCCTTTGCAGATCCAAGATTGGCTGAATTTCCGATTCCCATGATGTCGGAAATGCCCACCTTGGCAAATCTCGAACCCGGGATGTGCGTCTGGGCAGTAGTGGTTGGCGTTGCAGAGTTCGGTGCCTTCGTGGAACTGGGGCCCGACTGCAGCGGTCTGATCCACATTAGTCGTCTTTCGGCTGAGTACGTAGAAGATCCCCATCAGTGTGTGCAGGTCGGCGACTTGCTCATGACCTGGGTCGTGACGGTGGACGAGAAGAAAAACCGAGTTGCCCTAACGGCACTGTCTCCCGCGCAGCGAGCCACTATTGAAGCAGCGAATGCGCAGCGACGTGAAGAGCGCAATGAGCAGCGCCGCGGACCTCGTGGTCAATCCGGCGGAGGTGGACAGGGCGGTTCCAGAGCTCATTCGAATCGCGCTCCTCGCCAAGGCAGTGGCTCAACTGGTGGTGGCGGTCGCGGACGTGACGGTGGTGGTCGTGGCGCAGGCGGTGGCAGAGGTCGTGGTGCTTCCGCGCATCCTACCAAGCCAGTTGTGGTGAAGAGTAAGAAGCCCAAGGCGCCAATCACTGATGCGATGAAGGATGGTGCGGAACCCTTGCGATCCTTCTCCGACTTGCTTCAATTCTACGAAACGAAACGGACCGATGAGCCGCCGGTCAAGACGGTCCCACCACCGGCGCCCAGTGAGCCAACCGATGAGGCTTCCAACGCGGAAGTTGAGTCCTAG
- a CDS encoding DUF7133 domain-containing protein encodes MVVSPSAVTGVNGKMQTAIYCFLKKHLSGFNIDSDASEKCAAYGTTAIESAMMHDSFVAMKNVVFTATIAVSLSTAQAADAPQVKALVPGLAIKALPITLTNVDSVDYGPDGRLYAAGYDGRVHVLTDTDGDGLEDKVEVFWSKPGDLLTPVGILATKEGVYVAARGKVALLRDTDGDGIADTSEAVVSGWHSETHNSDTRNDAAGVAVDADGNLYFSLGCMSYNKAWLLDSKGQSQYDMRSERGTILKVSADRQRREIVATGLRFVIGMDFNKHGDLFATDQEGDTWFPGGNPRDELLQIIPGRHYGFPFRHPKYLPSVIDEPAVVDFSPQHQSTCGFRFNELRSHRQPFGPAYWEGDAIVTGFSRGKLWRVPLAKSRAGYIGKQIQFAALESLPTDVAISPSGDLLVTCHGGKPDWGSGPAANGYLYKISFDATQPQPVTVWSASPLEVKVAFDRPVDPKQLQAAQIEMGDFVWEGDQHEWIFPGYDVVKQEKGSLRRSLKVGGLAVSDDGRTVTLTTAGQPWRTRYAMLLPGVASAAGNGGKGPSDVEMSFDLSGVQAEWTREGDSRPAWTGWLPHVDTNVIDALTAGSAEHDRLKLLLHQPGSLLLRSQLLLPGNHVAFRFEASHAFAIKCGDVVVNSIASRARHVAEFTMDSKQPQHQSDPRGGREQILPSDEVPLEIVAQTGATGNAFLLDASYHADFDPYERPLRLEHLFVPWAPTIQPPDEETLNDEDALVVGDPVKGRELFFGNEASCANCHTFAGNGGKVAADLTVSVRRSPEAVMRDIVEPNVAINPEYVSYTLLTDSGEVLTGLLQTADQQQITLVDANGKLHQINRAEVEDIRASSVSLMPTSFDKLGKEKLQDLVAFLCSEDEEAKRNGLPTGVIAREFWLGLPKQGLSSLAKHKDFPNQPTGTGLLTRFESPVNWGDSFGTRIRGYIYPPQTGDYVFCMAADDYAELWMSSSEDPAKKFQIIQMKRWTPSRVWDKYPEQKSKPIRLQAGKRYYIEALHVEATVDDCLAVGWQLPDGTMERPIPGTRLSTADNLEPAQKDTP; translated from the coding sequence ATGGTGGTCTCCCCGTCGGCGGTAACCGGCGTAAATGGGAAAATGCAGACGGCCATATATTGCTTTCTGAAAAAACATCTTTCAGGTTTTAACATCGATTCGGACGCTTCCGAGAAATGTGCCGCCTACGGAACTACAGCCATCGAAAGTGCCATGATGCATGATTCTTTTGTCGCGATGAAAAATGTCGTGTTCACTGCAACAATTGCGGTGTCGCTTTCCACTGCACAAGCTGCGGACGCACCGCAAGTCAAGGCTTTGGTGCCGGGTTTGGCAATTAAGGCCCTGCCGATTACTCTGACGAACGTAGACAGCGTCGACTATGGTCCGGACGGTCGTCTTTATGCGGCGGGCTACGACGGTCGCGTTCACGTGTTGACGGACACCGACGGTGACGGACTGGAAGACAAGGTAGAAGTGTTCTGGTCCAAGCCAGGTGACTTGCTAACTCCCGTTGGAATCCTTGCGACGAAGGAGGGAGTCTATGTCGCAGCACGAGGCAAGGTCGCGCTGCTGCGTGATACCGATGGCGACGGAATCGCGGACACGAGCGAAGCGGTGGTCTCCGGTTGGCACAGTGAAACCCATAACAGCGATACTCGTAACGATGCGGCGGGCGTCGCGGTTGATGCCGATGGGAATTTGTACTTCAGCCTCGGATGCATGTCGTACAATAAGGCGTGGCTGCTCGACAGCAAAGGTCAATCGCAGTACGACATGCGGAGCGAACGAGGCACGATTCTAAAAGTTTCGGCCGATCGTCAGCGGCGAGAAATCGTCGCGACCGGATTGCGATTTGTGATCGGCATGGACTTCAACAAGCACGGGGATCTGTTTGCGACGGACCAGGAAGGTGATACCTGGTTCCCCGGCGGTAATCCTCGCGACGAATTATTGCAGATCATTCCTGGTCGGCATTATGGCTTTCCATTTCGCCATCCGAAGTATCTGCCCAGCGTGATCGACGAGCCAGCCGTTGTCGATTTCTCGCCCCAACACCAATCCACTTGCGGGTTCCGCTTCAATGAATTGCGTTCTCATCGCCAGCCTTTTGGCCCAGCGTACTGGGAAGGCGACGCGATCGTCACCGGCTTCTCACGTGGTAAACTGTGGCGAGTACCCTTGGCAAAGTCGCGTGCCGGTTACATCGGCAAGCAAATCCAGTTTGCGGCGTTGGAGTCGCTGCCAACCGATGTTGCGATTTCGCCCTCGGGTGATTTGCTGGTGACGTGCCATGGTGGCAAACCAGACTGGGGATCGGGTCCAGCAGCCAACGGCTATCTCTATAAAATCAGTTTTGATGCGACTCAACCACAACCGGTTACTGTGTGGTCGGCCAGTCCGCTGGAGGTCAAAGTCGCTTTTGATCGCCCGGTTGATCCTAAGCAACTTCAAGCAGCGCAGATTGAAATGGGAGACTTCGTTTGGGAAGGCGACCAGCACGAGTGGATCTTCCCCGGCTACGATGTCGTCAAGCAGGAGAAAGGTAGTCTGCGTCGGTCGCTGAAAGTCGGTGGTCTTGCGGTCTCAGACGACGGTCGCACGGTCACGCTAACGACCGCTGGCCAGCCTTGGCGAACACGCTATGCCATGCTGCTTCCCGGAGTAGCGTCTGCCGCGGGAAATGGTGGCAAGGGCCCAAGCGACGTGGAGATGTCCTTTGATCTCAGTGGAGTCCAGGCCGAATGGACGCGGGAAGGAGATTCGCGACCAGCATGGACTGGATGGCTACCGCACGTCGATACAAATGTCATCGATGCGTTGACCGCGGGCTCTGCGGAACACGACCGGCTCAAACTGTTGCTGCATCAACCGGGATCGCTCTTGCTTCGATCGCAGCTTCTGCTTCCCGGAAACCACGTTGCGTTCCGCTTTGAAGCGAGTCATGCGTTTGCCATCAAGTGTGGTGACGTAGTCGTCAATTCGATTGCTTCTAGGGCTCGTCATGTTGCTGAATTCACGATGGATTCAAAACAGCCGCAACATCAAAGTGATCCACGTGGAGGCCGCGAACAAATCCTGCCCAGTGACGAAGTGCCCCTGGAGATCGTTGCTCAAACGGGTGCAACCGGCAATGCCTTTCTGCTGGACGCATCGTACCACGCCGACTTTGATCCCTACGAGCGTCCCTTGCGACTGGAACATCTGTTTGTTCCCTGGGCACCGACGATCCAGCCTCCCGATGAAGAAACGCTCAACGATGAAGACGCGCTGGTTGTTGGCGATCCCGTCAAGGGACGAGAGCTTTTCTTCGGCAATGAAGCCAGTTGTGCAAACTGTCATACGTTCGCGGGGAATGGCGGCAAGGTCGCCGCGGATCTTACCGTTTCCGTGCGTCGATCACCGGAAGCGGTTATGCGTGACATTGTCGAACCAAATGTAGCGATCAATCCGGAGTATGTCAGTTACACGTTACTGACAGATTCAGGCGAAGTGTTGACCGGACTGTTGCAGACTGCGGACCAGCAACAGATCACACTGGTGGATGCGAATGGGAAACTGCATCAAATCAATCGCGCAGAAGTCGAAGATATCCGTGCCAGTTCGGTGTCGTTGATGCCGACTAGTTTTGACAAGCTCGGTAAAGAGAAGTTACAGGACTTGGTTGCATTCCTGTGCAGTGAAGACGAGGAGGCAAAGCGTAACGGACTTCCCACCGGTGTGATTGCTCGCGAGTTCTGGCTGGGGCTTCCCAAACAGGGATTGTCCAGTCTGGCGAAGCACAAGGACTTTCCAAACCAACCTACCGGCACAGGATTGCTGACTCGATTTGAGTCTCCGGTCAACTGGGGAGATTCCTTTGGTACGCGAATACGCGGTTACATTTACCCGCCACAAACGGGTGACTATGTTTTTTGCATGGCCGCGGACGACTATGCTGAGTTGTGGATGAGTTCGTCCGAAGATCCAGCGAAGAAGTTTCAGATTATTCAGATGAAACGTTGGACACCGTCGCGAGTCTGGGACAAGTACCCGGAGCAGAAGTCGAAACCCATTCGTTTGCAGGCCGGCAAACGCTATTACATCGAAGCCTTGCACGTAGAAGCAACGGTCGATGATTGTCTGGCCGTAGGCTGGCAACTGCCTGATGGTACGATGGAGCGGCCTATTCCGGGTACGCGACTATCGACGGCTGATAATCTTGAACCCGCACAGAAGGATACTCCCTGA
- a CDS encoding NAD(P)/FAD-dependent oxidoreductase has product MTDHQSPHVVVIGGGPAGATVSTLIAQQGYQVELFEREKFPRYHIGESLIPETYWVLKRLGMLAKMKSSHFVKKHSVQFVSPSGKHSAPFYFQDNKPHECSQTWQIRRSEFDVMMLKNAEEQGVIVHENVRVHDVLFAGDQAVGVQITDESGKSKEVRASVVVDASGQSSMLINKFKLRIPDAELNKGAIWTYFEGAYRDQGKDEGATIVLSLRDKKGWFWYIPMQDDTVSVGVVADFDYLFKGRVNHETTFAEEMENCLSVKERISNAKQVAPVKATKDYTYRASQAAGDGWVLVGDAFGFLDPLYSSGVMLALKSGELAADAIVEGLQKGDTSQAQIGKWEAGFVEGMNRMRRLVCEYYEGFNFGEFIRRFPHHRGSVTDLLIGDLFRQELDQVFDDIDSMRSAKSPVE; this is encoded by the coding sequence ATGACAGATCATCAGTCTCCCCATGTCGTCGTGATTGGCGGCGGTCCAGCCGGTGCGACTGTTTCGACCTTGATTGCTCAGCAAGGGTATCAAGTCGAGCTGTTCGAGCGTGAAAAGTTTCCCCGCTACCATATTGGAGAGTCGCTGATTCCCGAAACATATTGGGTTTTGAAGCGACTGGGGATGCTCGCCAAGATGAAGTCGAGCCACTTCGTCAAGAAACATAGCGTGCAGTTTGTGAGTCCTTCGGGCAAGCATTCCGCCCCCTTCTACTTTCAGGACAACAAGCCGCACGAATGCTCGCAGACATGGCAGATTCGTCGGAGCGAATTCGACGTGATGATGTTGAAGAACGCTGAAGAGCAAGGTGTCATTGTTCACGAAAATGTGCGAGTTCACGATGTCCTTTTCGCGGGAGATCAAGCGGTCGGTGTGCAAATCACGGACGAGTCCGGAAAATCGAAAGAGGTTCGGGCAAGTGTGGTCGTAGATGCCAGCGGGCAAAGCTCAATGCTCATTAACAAGTTCAAGCTCCGAATTCCCGATGCTGAATTGAACAAGGGAGCGATTTGGACCTACTTCGAGGGTGCGTATCGAGATCAAGGCAAGGATGAGGGGGCGACCATCGTTCTGAGCTTGCGAGACAAGAAGGGCTGGTTCTGGTACATTCCGATGCAAGACGACACGGTGAGCGTCGGCGTGGTGGCAGATTTCGACTATCTGTTCAAAGGGCGAGTGAATCATGAGACCACTTTTGCGGAGGAAATGGAGAACTGCCTCAGTGTAAAAGAGCGGATCTCGAACGCAAAACAAGTCGCCCCGGTGAAGGCGACAAAAGATTACACCTACCGTGCCAGTCAAGCCGCAGGTGACGGTTGGGTGTTGGTCGGTGACGCGTTCGGATTCCTCGATCCGCTTTATTCATCAGGAGTGATGCTGGCGTTGAAATCTGGAGAACTTGCTGCCGACGCGATTGTCGAAGGCCTGCAGAAAGGCGATACCTCTCAGGCGCAGATCGGGAAATGGGAGGCGGGGTTCGTGGAAGGAATGAATCGGATGCGCCGGCTGGTGTGCGAGTATTACGAGGGATTCAATTTCGGCGAGTTCATACGCCGCTTCCCTCACCACCGAGGAAGCGTTACCGACCTGCTCATCGGAGACCTGTTCAGGCAGGAGCTCGACCAAGTATTCGATGATATCGATTCAATGAGATCGGCGAAGAGTCCAGTCGAATAG
- a CDS encoding class I SAM-dependent methyltransferase, translating to MDNSTSVAPAENKQDRAEISDYYNDTVVDYDAWSREGYLHFGYWRPWMNPFARRPMLEEMNRLIFRHLRLDELESGSVADLGCGVGAVSRFGSQEFPKLAFQAMTISPGQVAEAKQRHADQNVHYYCGDYHSIPLPDASVDGVFYLESLCHSTSPDVALAEAARILKPGGRIVLTDGFLTRPLDRTSRLFRHVVCGVAHNWAVPMFHEIELGRGWTGQGRLKLVEEFECGWRLGPSALHAAHLSLIHFFKLVWQRKVTPWQWKHLTASAYTIVLGLYRKYFRYHLLAFERLPD from the coding sequence ATGGACAACTCGACTTCAGTTGCTCCCGCCGAGAATAAGCAAGATCGAGCGGAGATTTCCGACTACTACAACGACACCGTCGTGGACTACGATGCGTGGAGTCGGGAGGGCTACTTGCACTTCGGCTACTGGCGACCGTGGATGAATCCCTTCGCGCGGCGACCGATGCTGGAGGAGATGAACCGCCTTATCTTTCGGCACCTGCGACTGGACGAGCTTGAGTCGGGCAGCGTGGCGGATCTGGGGTGCGGGGTCGGAGCGGTCTCGCGTTTCGGCAGCCAGGAGTTTCCCAAGTTGGCATTCCAGGCGATGACCATTTCGCCGGGCCAAGTTGCCGAGGCGAAGCAGCGGCATGCTGATCAAAATGTTCATTACTATTGCGGGGACTATCACTCCATCCCACTTCCTGACGCATCGGTCGATGGAGTCTTCTACCTGGAGAGCCTCTGTCATAGCACGTCGCCCGACGTGGCCTTAGCGGAGGCGGCGAGAATTCTGAAACCGGGAGGAAGGATCGTGTTGACCGATGGCTTTCTGACCCGCCCCTTGGATCGCACCTCGCGGCTATTCCGACACGTGGTGTGCGGTGTGGCCCATAATTGGGCGGTGCCGATGTTCCATGAAATCGAGCTGGGTAGAGGATGGACTGGGCAAGGACGGCTGAAATTGGTCGAAGAATTTGAGTGCGGTTGGCGACTCGGTCCATCTGCCTTGCATGCCGCTCACCTGTCGCTCATTCACTTTTTCAAGCTCGTTTGGCAGCGCAAGGTCACGCCATGGCAGTGGAAGCACCTGACCGCCTCGGCTTATACCATCGTCCTCGGGCTGTATCGCAAGTATTTCCGCTATCACTTGCTGGCCTTCGAGCGTCTACCGGATTAG